From the Lysobacterales bacterium genome, one window contains:
- a CDS encoding segregation/condensation protein A has translation MSSESAETQSNVVLFPVPPQQQEMPLATIKGQPMLQMPQDLYIPPDALEVILEAFEGPLDLLLYLIRRQNLDILDIPIAEITRQYVDYIDLMQDMRLELAADYLVMAAILAEIKSRLLLPRPPGAEGIEDDPRADLVRRLQEYERFKKAAEDIEALPRQDRDFFPASADVGERTVVKVPPPVELKELLLALKDVLKRADLFGHHNIKREALSVRQRMTDVLAQLEDHEFHLFESLFTIEEGRLGIVVAFLAILELAKENLLEITQNDAFAQIYVRSRTVTAEVEIEVES, from the coding sequence ATGAGCAGCGAAAGCGCTGAAACCCAATCGAACGTCGTGCTGTTCCCGGTGCCGCCGCAGCAGCAGGAAATGCCGCTGGCGACCATCAAGGGTCAGCCGATGCTGCAGATGCCGCAAGACCTGTACATCCCTCCGGACGCGCTCGAGGTCATCCTCGAAGCCTTCGAAGGCCCGCTCGACCTGCTGCTGTACCTGATCCGCCGCCAGAACCTCGACATTCTCGACATCCCGATCGCCGAGATCACGCGCCAGTACGTCGACTACATCGACCTGATGCAGGACATGCGCCTGGAACTGGCCGCCGACTATCTCGTGATGGCCGCGATCCTCGCCGAGATCAAGTCGCGGCTGCTGCTGCCGCGTCCCCCGGGCGCGGAAGGCATCGAGGACGATCCGCGCGCCGATCTGGTGCGCCGCCTGCAGGAATACGAGCGTTTCAAGAAGGCGGCGGAAGACATCGAAGCGCTGCCGCGCCAGGACCGCGACTTCTTCCCGGCCTCGGCCGACGTCGGCGAACGCACCGTGGTGAAAGTCCCGCCGCCGGTCGAATTGAAGGAACTGCTGCTGGCGTTGAAGGACGTGCTGAAGCGCGCCGACCTGTTCGGCCACCACAACATCAAGCGCGAAGCGCTTTCGGTGCGCCAGCGCATGACCGACGTGCTCGCGCAGCTCGAAGACCACGAATTCCACTTGTTCGAGTCGCTGTTCACGATCGAGGAAGGGAGGCTCGGCATCGTCGTGGCCTTCCTCGCCATCCTTGAACTGGCGAAGGAAAACCTGCTCGAAATCACCCAGAACGACGCCTTCGCGCAGATCTACGTGCGCTCCAGGACCGTCACCGCCGAAGTCGAGATCGAAGTCGAATCCTGA
- a CDS encoding YciI family protein has product MWYLIHGFDRPGSLPARLAARPAHLDRLRLLLDAGRLCVAGPCPAIDAEDPGPAGFTGSLIIAEFDSLSDAQAWADADPYLAAGVYERVEVRPFKKVLP; this is encoded by the coding sequence ATGTGGTACCTCATTCATGGATTCGACCGTCCCGGCAGCCTGCCCGCGCGTCTCGCGGCGCGACCGGCTCATCTCGATCGATTGCGCTTGCTGCTCGACGCCGGCCGTCTGTGCGTGGCCGGACCTTGCCCGGCGATCGATGCCGAAGATCCGGGTCCGGCCGGTTTCACCGGCAGCCTGATCATCGCCGAATTCGACTCGCTGTCTGACGCGCAAGCCTGGGCCGACGCGGACCCCTACCTCGCGGCCGGCGTGTATGAGCGTGTCGAAGTCCGCCCCTTCAAGAAGGTGCTGCCCTGA
- a CDS encoding BolA family transcriptional regulator: protein MLPREQRVAEIRRRLDAAFSPASIEVIDDSHKHAGHEGARDGRGHFTVHISAAAFRGQSPLAQHRAIYAALGELMSTDIHALAIRSGAPAA from the coding sequence ATGCTGCCGCGCGAACAACGTGTTGCCGAAATTCGCCGTCGCCTCGACGCGGCGTTCAGTCCCGCGTCGATCGAGGTCATCGACGACAGTCATAAGCATGCCGGACACGAGGGCGCGCGCGACGGTCGCGGTCATTTCACCGTCCACATCAGCGCCGCGGCATTCCGTGGCCAGTCGCCACTGGCGCAGCACCGCGCGATCTACGCGGCGCTGGGCGAATTGATGAGCACCGATATCCACGCACTCGCGATCAGGTCTGGCGCGCCCGCGGCTTGA
- the queF gene encoding NADPH-dependent 7-cyano-7-deazaguanine reductase QueF — translation MSTKPSKALETFPNPQPGRDYTIRMRIPEFTCVCPKTGQPDFATLHLDYVPEKTCVELKSLKLYMWSYRDEGAFHEAVTNKILDDLAKATKPRFMRLTAEWYVRGGIYTTVVAEHRAKGWKPATKVELP, via the coding sequence GTGTCGACCAAACCGTCGAAAGCGCTGGAAACCTTTCCCAACCCACAGCCGGGCCGCGACTATACCATCCGGATGCGGATTCCCGAGTTCACCTGCGTCTGCCCGAAGACCGGCCAGCCCGACTTCGCGACCCTGCATCTCGACTACGTGCCCGAGAAAACCTGCGTCGAACTGAAGTCGCTCAAGCTGTACATGTGGAGCTACCGCGACGAAGGCGCCTTCCACGAAGCGGTGACCAACAAGATCCTCGACGACCTGGCCAAGGCGACCAAGCCGCGCTTCATGCGCCTGACCGCCGAGTGGTATGTGCGCGGCGGCATCTACACCACCGTCGTCGCCGAACACCGCGCCAAGGGCTGGAAACCGGCCACCAAGGTCGAATTGCCCTGA
- the smc gene encoding chromosome segregation protein SMC, with amino-acid sequence MRLSTIKLSGFKSFVDPTTLHLPTNMTGIVGPNGCGKSNIIDAIRWVMGESAASRLRGDAITDVIFSGSGQRKPVGSAQVELIFDNSDGTIQGEYAGFNEISIKRQVSRDGQSNYFLNNGRCRRRDIVDVFLGTGLGARSYSIIEQGMISQIVEARPEDLRTHLEEAAGISKYKERRKETESRMKSTRENLDRLNDLRQEVDKQLDHLNRQAKQAERYQKLKEEHARVDAELKALHLRNLQGELDARGQALRQIEQRSDQLTTEQRAIEARLEDERGKQIEATDHFNAVQGELYRVGGEIARVEQQINYNRDLSERLARAAKETDQALSEVAEHIRGDRDQIELLRLSLAESEPQIETLQIEAENRQDALRAAEAAIIDWQLRWDAYARDSGESARAADVERTRLNFLDKQSLDTASRLGQLEEERRKMDVASLSEGAEALLMRQEETKEKVEQLTAMLDERKQALSTVQEQTRELQHQLNESRSRLQSGKGRLASLEALQHAALGQEKNAAAAWFESVGLGRARRLGEALKVQEGWERAVETVLAGWLDAAIGEAPHGFGDALASLQDGQVSILSAQPGISSSGERLSARVQGPAAAMALLDHVQVAESFDSAKRIAAGLTASESVITRDGEWLGRDWLRAAKGSQAGSGVLARERELQVLGDANQLLEAQIEELISRQDALKQANFDAERARDDAQRDLYFSHRQLSEIAGQIQSERGKLEAAQSRTVRIDAELTELRARVEQVDADAREARGRLDTAVTLMGDQEELRIRLDGERRTFLERREDARAGAREASDQAHQLALRMESKRAALASLEQSLGRMQQQLSTLESRQSELSSQIATQTDPTAQLDAELRTYLDQRMLVDKQLIEARKALEACDLGFRALEQDRHRVERELSIEREKLSGVRLEEQSLRMRADSHAEAIAGAGFASDAVAAELPPEANITDWEAKSADLEQKIRRLEPVNLAAIQEYAEQSTRKIYLDTQHADLIQALETLEGAIKKIDRETRTRFKETFDKVNTGLQELFPRLFGGGHAYLELTGEDLLDTGVSIMARPPGKRVTSISLLSGGEKALTAVALVFSIFRLNPAPFCLLDEVDAPLDEANVGRFCNMVAEMSERVQFLFVTHNKATMEAANQLCGVTMREPGVSRLVSVDLAEAAKLAGAA; translated from the coding sequence ATGCGCCTATCGACGATCAAACTTTCCGGCTTCAAATCCTTCGTTGATCCGACGACGCTGCATTTGCCGACCAACATGACCGGCATCGTCGGTCCCAATGGGTGCGGCAAATCCAACATCATCGACGCGATCCGCTGGGTGATGGGCGAGAGTGCAGCCAGCCGCTTGCGCGGCGACGCGATCACCGACGTGATCTTCTCCGGGTCGGGTCAGCGCAAGCCCGTGGGCAGCGCGCAGGTCGAGCTGATCTTCGACAATTCCGACGGCACCATCCAGGGCGAATACGCCGGCTTCAACGAGATTTCGATCAAGCGCCAGGTCAGCCGCGACGGCCAGTCGAACTATTTTCTGAACAACGGCCGCTGCCGTCGCCGTGACATCGTCGACGTGTTCCTCGGTACCGGTCTCGGTGCGCGCAGCTACTCGATCATCGAGCAGGGCATGATCAGCCAGATTGTCGAGGCGCGCCCGGAAGACCTGCGCACCCACCTCGAGGAAGCGGCCGGCATCTCCAAGTACAAGGAGCGCCGCAAGGAAACCGAATCGCGCATGAAGTCGACGCGCGAAAACCTCGATCGCCTGAACGACTTGCGCCAGGAAGTCGACAAGCAGCTCGATCACCTGAATCGCCAGGCCAAGCAGGCCGAGCGTTACCAGAAGCTCAAGGAAGAACACGCCCGCGTCGATGCCGAGTTGAAGGCATTGCACCTGCGCAACCTGCAGGGGGAGCTCGATGCGCGCGGTCAGGCCCTGCGCCAGATCGAGCAGCGCAGCGACCAGCTCACCACCGAGCAACGCGCGATCGAAGCGCGACTCGAAGACGAGCGCGGCAAGCAGATCGAAGCGACCGATCATTTCAACGCCGTGCAGGGCGAGTTGTATCGCGTCGGCGGCGAGATCGCGCGGGTCGAGCAGCAGATCAACTACAACCGCGATCTCTCCGAGCGTCTCGCGCGTGCCGCGAAGGAGACCGATCAGGCCTTGAGCGAAGTCGCCGAGCACATCCGCGGCGACCGCGATCAGATCGAATTGCTGCGCTTGTCGCTGGCCGAGTCCGAACCGCAGATCGAAACCTTGCAGATCGAGGCCGAGAATCGTCAGGACGCACTGCGCGCCGCCGAAGCCGCGATCATTGACTGGCAGCTGCGCTGGGACGCTTATGCCCGCGACAGCGGCGAATCCGCCCGCGCCGCTGACGTCGAACGTACCCGTCTGAACTTCCTCGACAAGCAGTCGCTGGACACGGCGAGTCGGCTCGGTCAGCTGGAGGAGGAGCGTCGCAAGATGGATGTCGCCTCGCTCAGTGAGGGCGCCGAAGCCTTGTTGATGCGCCAGGAAGAGACGAAGGAAAAAGTCGAGCAACTGACCGCGATGCTCGACGAGCGCAAACAGGCGCTGTCGACCGTGCAGGAGCAGACGCGCGAGTTGCAGCACCAGTTGAACGAGTCGCGCAGTCGGTTGCAGTCGGGCAAGGGCCGTCTCGCGTCGCTGGAGGCGCTGCAGCATGCCGCGCTGGGCCAGGAGAAGAATGCAGCCGCCGCGTGGTTCGAATCGGTCGGATTGGGTCGGGCGCGCCGCCTTGGCGAAGCGCTGAAAGTGCAGGAAGGCTGGGAGCGAGCCGTCGAGACCGTGCTTGCCGGATGGCTGGACGCCGCGATCGGTGAGGCACCGCATGGCTTCGGCGACGCGTTGGCGTCGCTGCAAGACGGGCAGGTCAGCATTCTTTCCGCGCAACCGGGAATCAGCAGCAGCGGTGAACGCCTGTCTGCGCGGGTGCAAGGGCCGGCAGCCGCGATGGCCTTGCTCGATCACGTGCAGGTGGCCGAATCCTTCGACTCGGCCAAGCGCATCGCCGCTGGTCTCACGGCCAGCGAATCGGTGATCACCCGTGACGGCGAATGGTTGGGTCGCGATTGGTTGCGTGCGGCCAAGGGTAGTCAGGCGGGCAGCGGTGTGTTGGCCCGCGAACGCGAGCTGCAGGTGCTCGGTGACGCCAACCAGTTGCTGGAAGCACAGATCGAGGAGCTGATCTCGCGCCAGGATGCGCTGAAGCAGGCCAATTTCGATGCCGAGCGCGCGCGCGACGACGCCCAGCGCGACCTGTATTTCTCGCACCGCCAATTGTCCGAGATCGCCGGCCAGATCCAGAGCGAGCGCGGAAAGCTTGAAGCGGCGCAGAGTCGTACCGTGCGCATCGATGCCGAATTGACCGAGTTGCGTGCGCGAGTCGAACAGGTCGATGCCGATGCGCGTGAAGCGCGCGGTCGACTCGATACCGCGGTGACCCTGATGGGTGATCAGGAAGAATTGCGGATCCGCCTCGATGGCGAACGTCGCACGTTCCTGGAACGCCGCGAAGATGCCCGCGCCGGCGCACGCGAAGCGTCGGACCAGGCGCATCAATTGGCCTTGCGCATGGAATCCAAGCGCGCCGCGTTGGCGTCGCTGGAACAGTCGCTTGGCCGCATGCAGCAGCAGCTGTCGACTCTGGAATCCCGCCAGTCCGAGCTGTCGAGCCAGATCGCGACGCAAACGGACCCGACCGCGCAGCTCGATGCCGAACTCCGCACCTACCTCGATCAGCGCATGCTCGTCGACAAGCAGTTGATCGAGGCGCGCAAGGCGCTGGAAGCCTGTGACCTCGGCTTCCGCGCGCTGGAGCAGGATCGCCATCGCGTCGAGCGCGAGCTGTCGATCGAGCGCGAGAAGTTGTCAGGTGTGCGGCTGGAGGAACAAAGCCTGCGGATGCGCGCCGACAGCCATGCCGAAGCCATTGCCGGCGCCGGTTTCGCCAGCGATGCGGTGGCGGCCGAATTGCCGCCGGAAGCGAACATCACCGATTGGGAAGCGAAATCGGCCGATCTCGAACAGAAGATCCGTCGCCTCGAACCAGTGAACCTCGCGGCGATCCAGGAATATGCCGAACAGTCCACGCGCAAGATCTATCTGGACACCCAGCATGCCGACCTGATCCAGGCACTGGAAACCCTGGAGGGCGCGATCAAGAAGATCGACCGCGAAACCCGCACGCGCTTCAAGGAGACCTTCGACAAGGTCAATACCGGATTGCAGGAGCTTTTCCCGCGCCTGTTCGGCGGCGGCCATGCGTATCTGGAATTGACTGGCGAAGACTTGCTCGACACCGGTGTCTCGATCATGGCGCGCCCACCCGGCAAGCGCGTCACCTCGATCTCGCTGTTGTCCGGCGGCGAGAAGGCGCTGACTGCGGTCGCACTGGTGTTTTCGATCTTCCGCCTGAATCCGGCGCCGTTCTGCCTGCTCGACGAGGTCGATGCGCCACTCGATGAAGCCAATGTCGGCCGCTTCTGCAACATGGTCGCCGAAATGAGCGAGCGTGTGCAGTTCCTGTTCGTGACCCACAACAAGGCGACCATGGAGGCCGCGAACCAGCTGTGCGGCGTGACCATGCGCGAGCCGGGCGTGTCACGACTGGTCTCGGTCGATCTCGCGGAAGCGGCCAAGCTGGCCGGCGCGGCCTAA
- the zipA gene encoding cell division protein ZipA, producing the protein MDASTLRIILAVIGALVLALIWWTGRRPAPPQGRRVPSKPASERTEPQFGDVRIGDDEGLDPEIAAELDRLGREIKGDDAADDASPRQSELRIDMPESDDARPAPVYVESNIGARASDKTDRIVTIYVTAPEGAPFAGSDIIVAAEKTGLVYGALGVFHRMPATTSEYGAVFSVANMMRPGRFEMGQIQSLRTGGLSLFMVMPNALSALDAWDAMLPTAQRLAELLGGQVLDEERNALGRQRIQHLRDELRAYDRAQEKNTIRKTW; encoded by the coding sequence ATGGACGCGAGCACGTTGCGCATCATCCTCGCCGTCATTGGAGCCCTCGTGCTCGCGTTGATCTGGTGGACCGGGCGGCGCCCGGCGCCACCCCAGGGTCGTCGGGTGCCGAGCAAACCGGCCAGTGAACGGACCGAGCCGCAATTCGGCGACGTTCGCATCGGCGATGACGAGGGCCTCGATCCCGAAATCGCGGCCGAGCTCGATCGCCTCGGTCGCGAGATCAAGGGGGACGATGCGGCCGACGATGCGAGTCCGCGTCAGTCGGAGCTGAGGATCGACATGCCCGAGTCCGACGATGCGCGGCCTGCGCCGGTCTATGTCGAGTCGAATATCGGTGCGCGCGCGTCCGACAAGACCGATCGCATCGTCACCATTTACGTCACTGCGCCGGAAGGCGCCCCGTTTGCAGGCAGCGACATCATCGTTGCGGCCGAGAAGACCGGGCTGGTCTACGGCGCGCTCGGGGTGTTCCATCGCATGCCGGCGACGACGTCCGAGTATGGCGCGGTGTTCAGTGTCGCGAACATGATGCGTCCCGGCCGCTTCGAGATGGGCCAGATCCAGTCGCTGCGCACCGGCGGGCTGTCCCTGTTCATGGTGATGCCGAACGCGCTGTCGGCGCTCGATGCCTGGGACGCGATGTTGCCGACGGCGCAGCGTCTCGCGGAATTGCTCGGCGGTCAGGTACTGGACGAGGAGCGCAACGCGCTCGGCCGACAGCGCATCCAGCATCTTCGCGATGAACTGCGTGCTTACGATCGCGCGCAGGAAAAGAACACCATCCGCAAAACCTGGTGA
- the ligA gene encoding NAD-dependent DNA ligase LigA, whose protein sequence is MNCVLTIARRKRTPSAKPGEIVSGASFASGNVATRIEQLRSDIDTHNHRYHVLDAPTIADSAYDALLRELQALEAEHPEFVSAESPTQRVGSPVTGGFAEVRHEVPMLSLGNAFSDDDVRDFFRRIADKLGHEDIAFSVEPKIDGLAISLLYVDGRLTRAATRGDGSTGEDVTHSVRTIPSVPLKLIDSGWPRMLEVRGEVYMPREAFEAFNERARERGERTLANPRNAAAGSIRQLDPRISASRPLAFFAYALGHIEPEPRWRQHTDMLADFRRYGLPVCPEADRAIGIAGLLGYYRRIGERRDALPYDIDGVVYKVDEIAAQRELGFVSRAPRWAIAHKFPAREEQTVVEAIDVQVGRTGAVTPVARLRPVQVAGVVVTNATLHNEHEVRRKDVRVGDTVIVRRAGDVIPEVVSVVLDQRPDGLPPFEMPTHCPECGSLLAREGDEAVLRCTGTGVCPAQRKESIRHFASRRAMDIEGLGDAYIDTLVDLGFVHHVADLYALTLDQLLDMKRRADERDGVVPESVKKGKVASRWAENLLAAIDASRATTLPRLLFALGIRDVGESTAKTLARHFGALDRIASASEADLMTAPDVGPVVASRIAAFFSAPHQREIIDGLRARGVAWEEGEPLAAAGPLLGKTIVLTGSLASLTRDEAKERLESLGAKVSGSVSAKTSFLVAGAEAGSKLDKAQSLGIPVLDENALLALLAGYGA, encoded by the coding sequence ATGAACTGCGTGCTTACGATCGCGCGCAGGAAAAGAACACCATCCGCAAAACCTGGTGAAATCGTGAGCGGCGCGTCGTTCGCAAGCGGGAATGTGGCCACGCGCATCGAGCAATTGCGCAGCGACATCGACACCCACAACCACCGCTATCACGTGCTGGATGCGCCGACGATCGCGGACAGTGCCTACGATGCGCTGCTGCGCGAATTGCAGGCACTCGAAGCCGAGCATCCGGAGTTCGTCAGCGCCGAGTCACCGACGCAACGCGTCGGGTCGCCGGTCACCGGCGGATTCGCCGAGGTGCGCCACGAGGTGCCGATGCTCAGCCTCGGCAATGCCTTCAGCGACGACGATGTGCGGGATTTCTTCCGTCGCATCGCCGACAAGCTTGGGCATGAGGACATCGCGTTCTCGGTCGAACCCAAGATCGACGGGCTCGCGATCAGCCTGCTCTATGTCGATGGACGCCTGACCCGTGCCGCGACGCGTGGCGATGGCAGCACCGGAGAGGATGTGACGCACAGCGTGCGTACCATTCCCTCGGTGCCGCTGAAGCTGATCGACAGCGGCTGGCCGCGCATGCTGGAAGTTCGTGGCGAGGTGTACATGCCGCGTGAGGCATTCGAGGCGTTCAACGAACGTGCGCGAGAACGTGGCGAACGGACGCTCGCGAATCCGCGCAATGCCGCGGCCGGCTCGATTCGCCAGCTCGACCCCAGGATCTCGGCATCGAGACCGCTGGCCTTCTTCGCGTATGCGCTCGGTCACATCGAACCGGAACCCCGTTGGCGGCAGCACACCGACATGCTCGCGGACTTTCGTCGTTACGGCTTGCCGGTATGTCCAGAGGCCGACCGTGCCATCGGCATCGCGGGTCTGCTCGGCTATTACCGCCGCATTGGCGAACGCCGCGATGCGTTGCCCTACGACATCGACGGCGTCGTCTACAAGGTCGACGAGATCGCCGCTCAGCGCGAACTCGGCTTCGTCTCGCGCGCGCCGCGCTGGGCCATCGCGCACAAGTTCCCGGCGCGAGAAGAACAAACCGTTGTCGAGGCCATCGATGTTCAGGTCGGTCGCACCGGCGCCGTCACGCCGGTCGCGCGCTTGCGTCCGGTCCAGGTCGCGGGCGTCGTCGTCACCAACGCCACCTTGCACAACGAACACGAGGTCCGACGCAAGGACGTGCGGGTCGGCGATACCGTCATCGTGCGCCGCGCCGGCGACGTGATTCCGGAAGTCGTGTCGGTCGTGCTCGACCAGCGCCCCGACGGACTCCCGCCCTTCGAGATGCCGACGCACTGTCCCGAGTGCGGTTCGCTGCTCGCGCGCGAAGGTGACGAGGCGGTATTGCGCTGTACCGGCACGGGGGTCTGCCCGGCGCAGCGCAAGGAATCGATCCGGCATTTCGCATCGCGCCGGGCGATGGATATCGAAGGTCTCGGCGATGCGTACATCGACACTCTCGTCGACCTCGGTTTTGTTCACCACGTCGCCGATCTGTATGCGCTGACGCTGGATCAGCTGCTCGACATGAAACGTCGCGCCGACGAGCGCGACGGGGTGGTTCCGGAGTCCGTCAAGAAGGGCAAGGTAGCGAGTCGCTGGGCCGAGAACCTGTTGGCGGCGATCGACGCCAGTCGTGCCACGACCCTGCCGCGCCTGCTGTTTGCGCTCGGTATCCGCGATGTCGGCGAATCGACCGCGAAGACGCTGGCCCGACATTTCGGTGCGCTCGATCGGATTGCATCGGCCAGCGAGGCCGACCTGATGACCGCGCCCGACGTCGGTCCGGTGGTCGCATCGCGCATCGCCGCGTTCTTCTCGGCACCGCATCAGCGCGAGATCATCGACGGGTTGCGGGCGCGGGGCGTGGCGTGGGAAGAGGGCGAACCGCTCGCGGCGGCCGGTCCGCTGCTCGGCAAGACCATCGTCTTGACCGGTTCGCTCGCCAGTCTGACCCGCGACGAAGCCAAGGAGCGCCTCGAATCCCTCGGAGCGAAGGTGTCCGGCAGCGTGTCGGCGAAGACGAGTTTCCTGGTGGCCGGTGCCGAAGCCGGCAGCAAGCTCGACAAGGCGCAGTCGCTCGGTATTCCGGTGCTGGACGAGAACGCCTTGCTGGCCTTGTTGGCCGGGTACGGCGCCTGA
- the genX gene encoding EF-P lysine aminoacylase GenX, with translation MRADRLKALRLRADLYMLIRAFFAARGVLEVETPMLSAAGNTDPNIESFVTGFSGHVDAGARRRWLRTSPEFPLKRLLAEGVGDCYELGRVFRNGEAGRTHNPEFTMLEWYRVGIDHHALADEVLELVGVAMRAVGRTLETRTTTYRDWFRDALSLDPFHASVGELRQALGDVRIDEDGLGRDDWLDLLITHRLQPALPADLALIVHDFPASQCALARVVRRDDVDVAERFECYLGGRELANGYHELNDAEEQSRRFLADLARRQARGQADIAIDQRLIAALPGLPDCAGVALGIERLLQTMLGTGDLRDVLAYAFDVA, from the coding sequence ATGCGGGCCGATCGCCTGAAGGCGCTGCGCCTGCGTGCCGACTTGTACATGCTGATCCGTGCGTTCTTCGCCGCGCGTGGCGTGCTGGAAGTCGAGACACCGATGCTGTCGGCTGCGGGCAATACCGATCCGAACATCGAGAGTTTCGTGACCGGGTTCAGTGGTCATGTCGATGCCGGTGCACGTCGGCGCTGGTTGCGCACCTCGCCGGAATTTCCGTTGAAGCGCCTGCTGGCCGAGGGCGTTGGCGACTGCTACGAACTCGGGCGGGTATTCCGCAATGGCGAGGCCGGGCGCACCCACAACCCCGAGTTCACGATGCTCGAGTGGTATCGCGTCGGCATCGATCATCATGCGCTCGCCGACGAAGTGCTTGAACTGGTCGGTGTGGCGATGCGCGCGGTCGGACGCACCCTCGAAACACGCACGACGACCTATCGCGACTGGTTCCGCGACGCGTTGTCGCTCGACCCCTTTCACGCAAGTGTCGGCGAGTTGCGGCAGGCACTCGGCGACGTGCGCATCGACGAAGACGGCCTTGGTCGCGACGATTGGCTCGATCTGCTGATCACGCATCGTCTGCAGCCGGCGTTGCCCGCCGATCTGGCCCTGATCGTGCATGATTTTCCCGCCTCGCAATGCGCGTTGGCGCGCGTTGTCCGCCGTGACGACGTCGACGTCGCCGAGCGGTTCGAGTGTTATCTGGGTGGACGCGAGCTTGCGAATGGCTACCACGAACTGAACGATGCCGAGGAACAATCGCGGCGCTTTCTGGCCGATCTCGCGAGGCGGCAGGCGCGTGGCCAGGCAGATATCGCCATCGACCAGCGATTGATCGCTGCGCTGCCGGGCCTGCCCGATTGTGCCGGTGTCGCGCTCGGCATCGAGCGCCTGTTGCAAACGATGCTCGGCACGGGTGATCTTCGCGACGTGCTCGCCTATGCTTTCGATGTGGCGTGA
- the glmM gene encoding phosphoglucosamine mutase, whose translation MSNKTWFGTDGIRGHVGITPITAEFALRLGHAAGRVLAKSDGGVVVIGKDTRRSGYMLESALEAGLISAGADVRLLGPMPTPGVAHLTQAIGACAGVVISASHNPHHDNGFKFFSAKGEKLGDAEEFAIEAALAVAQSPVAPERLGRAARMTDADDRYLGFVAASVPAGFRLDGLRIVLDCAHGATYKLAPRLFSMLGASVNAIGITPDGLNINRGVGSTEPAALQAEVRDQRADLGIAFDGDGDRVLFVDAEGELLDGDDLLHILATEWHRSGRLRGPVVGTLMTNMALELKLAGQGIAFSRANVGDRYVHQRLHETSGVLGGEASGHVLCLDRAGTGDAMIAALQVLEALSASARSASEWRGDMPRFPQQTINVRFAAGARPLETAQVFAARATAEDALAGRGRLVLRASGTEPVIRVTVEADDAALVQRIAQAVAAAVSSAA comes from the coding sequence ATGAGCAATAAGACCTGGTTCGGCACCGATGGCATCCGCGGCCATGTCGGCATCACGCCGATCACCGCCGAGTTCGCGTTGCGGCTGGGTCATGCGGCCGGGCGTGTGCTCGCCAAGTCCGATGGCGGCGTCGTCGTCATCGGCAAGGACACGCGTCGCTCCGGTTACATGCTCGAATCCGCCTTGGAAGCGGGCTTGATTTCAGCCGGCGCCGACGTTCGTCTGCTTGGCCCGATGCCGACGCCGGGCGTGGCGCACCTGACCCAGGCGATCGGCGCCTGTGCCGGCGTCGTGATCAGTGCGTCGCACAACCCGCATCACGACAACGGCTTCAAGTTCTTTTCGGCCAAGGGCGAAAAGCTCGGTGACGCGGAAGAGTTCGCGATCGAGGCTGCACTGGCGGTAGCGCAATCCCCGGTCGCGCCGGAACGCCTGGGCCGCGCCGCGCGCATGACCGATGCGGACGATCGCTATCTCGGTTTCGTCGCGGCCAGCGTGCCGGCCGGATTCCGCCTCGACGGCCTGCGCATCGTCCTCGACTGCGCGCATGGTGCAACCTACAAGCTGGCGCCGCGCCTGTTTTCCATGCTGGGCGCTTCGGTCAACGCGATCGGCATCACACCGGACGGTTTGAACATCAATCGGGGCGTCGGTTCGACTGAACCTGCCGCGCTGCAGGCCGAAGTACGCGACCAACGCGCCGATCTCGGTATCGCCTTTGATGGCGACGGCGACCGCGTGCTGTTCGTCGATGCCGAAGGCGAATTGCTGGATGGCGACGATCTGCTGCACATCCTCGCGACCGAGTGGCATCGCAGCGGTCGTCTGCGCGGGCCGGTGGTCGGTACCCTGATGACGAACATGGCGCTCGAACTCAAGTTGGCGGGGCAGGGCATCGCCTTTTCGCGCGCCAATGTCGGCGACCGCTACGTACACCAGCGCTTGCACGAAACCTCGGGTGTGCTCGGCGGCGAGGCCTCCGGCCACGTGCTTTGCCTGGATCGCGCCGGCACCGGCGATGCGATGATCGCAGCGCTGCAAGTTCTCGAGGCCCTGTCGGCGAGTGCGCGCAGTGCGTCCGAATGGCGCGGCGACATGCCGCGTTTCCCGCAACAGACCATCAATGTTCGTTTTGCCGCGGGCGCACGCCCGTTGGAGACGGCGCAGGTGTTTGCGGCGCGAGCCACGGCTGAAGACGCACTGGCCGGCCGCGGGAGACTGGTCTTGCGTGCCTCCGGGACCGAGCCGGTGATCCGGGTCACGGTCGAGGCCGACGATGCCGCGTTGGTGCAGCGCATCGCACAAGCGGTCGCGGCCGCCGTATCATCCGCCGCTTGA